In a single window of the Balearica regulorum gibbericeps isolate bBalReg1 chromosome 7, bBalReg1.pri, whole genome shotgun sequence genome:
- the LCOR gene encoding ligand-dependent corepressor isoform X5 has translation MKISSAKWKRTIGGKRNVLFKLLRAVTMERKNTIKRFESILEGLFGPGLLKDLSLFKDCEPEGVSDWSFDENCLFCCLRREKVKEHLVSLDEPASEAGQEALLRQEQAKIIRFERQAEEFLNAVFYRKDGVLDLSTKKSPCAGSTSLSHSPGCSSTPGNGEDAAETIAIDSNNQPKSPLEKFMVRLCTHHQKQFIRVLNDIYTEVQPDSEGQQLSESKSMEASTCGSGCSQRSTENQDKGATCTESKPPSSLDPGQSGSDSPLHVMGQAPKQPAELKSLDRAESSSPALRRDFSELPVTRLRSASPKDSSTQGYLSTLNSSSLNFHHAAKSLEGQQAAGHEQEATVRKCEDNKEQLAGKTLVEGYISVKVANVNGSEDSLDGCLGSQKTSFRALPEESWDPGFAVTPPRRADKENTLQCSSKASLHQDLDTKEQDARPKQENHLHAVAKGKAGCHLHPADKGPLDKSKEGWLPAGAAPAAHRTPGGHPRAKAASLRSTRKSKKASGLRINDYDNQCDVVYISQPITECHFESQRSVSSRKTARKSTRGYYFNGECCELPTVRTLVRSSRAEERGSSPALRTETLVSAKPPLVLSVGGSTGAGQEGEKRVSLRLLAKGAPTSRETKERAEPGAMQPRDTRALRSREATMAVPFFSLSAPPSPQKEDSLAGSPSPGSPPTEGGGTRAGDSVPWEAGSSLGSSGDGRGGGQAADFAALPVSEAPGGEEGCAGSDAQTDPDRPTSPEPKSPLQPSAAADTAPLPHDGARDPAQLPGAGDAEPCGLCLAEPSPRSPGQQAPDEPPATMDRESPLEPPVTLQCVDVDKCIDAEPEAELSGMAGDSSLEQEEAVPASTALPEILEEEAVQNNSPAGEKKPIEEETPPEPDGSDTAGKDSVSSKDSLDKKRKKGRRALVASDRRLRSQQCQSPAEGSPEDAGSSSSVQLPCLQIKLSKSPGAKRFKREVPLDGAAPVHFPNDCFPNALLKTSKEPGTGQAPESIAEQCPGEENGVTTRETYKSILVAEGENSSKDDPPANSSQSQPGEMLEMGVQADSEKRSLLLPPESSMLANDAEQADVKPGDANAKDEESSDGCMGMGKLESYEPVANSPPCPSSRAGIKHLPAKAAKHKKVALQFYNLRHAPTPVETTKKSTPGKESVQAIPKLRDECSSGNDDSLALEDVDTADSKPKFMEWCAEEDNQELIAEFNAQYMKVQKGWIQLEKEVQPTPKVKNKADKLKEIWKSKKRTRKSRGSLEVQKLSPVQMLFMKAFKLSDICQWFLETTETRSLVIVKKLNTRLPGEIPPIKVPMQKYSSSSLYPSSLQAERLKKHLKKFAATTPARNNLKNQKLWAKIRENADKAEAEEATTPSQMSPADTGTEDLNEDKTIQPAPSLPTQASTRILRKYSNLRGKLRAQHRVVKVEKKSDGPGDHPSLESKQSRKSVCINPLMSPKLALQIKADAFPAKSPSVDGMGKGRKGKGRSQEDPLPKADLQLSRKKRTLKESGSTQERSGSSTKDKLPAKKASKIKHSEISTKAPATRKQTAMERSNKLARKMSLKEKRAPKRQLGKVRLPMRKGKENTSRRAVLPPGHEELAKSPKQKPLGESSTRSQKMANKKPSGGKTLTRSMKKMQESSGSQGKRKLRAKVDCSHSKRSRLDPK, from the exons ACGGTGTGCTTGATTTATCCACTAAGAAGAGTCCTTGTGCCGGCAGCACCTCTCTGAGTCATTCTCCAGGGTGCTCCAGTACTCCGGGAAATGG TGAGGATGCAGCAGAGACAATAGCAATAGACTCTAACAATCAGCCGAAGTCTCCACTGGAAAAGTTTATGGTCAGACTGTGTACACATCACCAGAAGCAATTCATTCGTGTGCTAAACGACATATACACTGAAGTACAACCAGACTCTGAAGGCCAGCAGTTGTCTGAATCCAAGAGCATGGAGGCCTCTACTTGTGGCTCTGGTTGTAGCCAGCGAAGCACTGAAAATCAGGATAAGGGTGCTACTTGTACTGAATCAAAGCCCCCTTCTTCCTTGGACCCAGGACAGTCGGGGTCCGACAGCCCCCTGCATGTTATGGGACAAGCCCCgaagcagccagcagagctgaagtCTCTGGACAGAGCAGAAAGCTCCAGTCCTGCTTTGAGAAGGGATTTCTCCGAGCTCCCCGTCACCAGGCTTCGCTCTGCTAGTCCAAAGGATAGCTCCACCCAAGGATACCTCAGCACGTTGAACTCTTCCTCTTTGAATTTCCATCATGCCGCAAAAAGCCTGGAAGGGCAGCAAGCCGCTGGGCACGAGCAAGAAGCCACTGTCAGAAAATGTGAGGACAATAAAGAGCAGCTAGCAGGTAAGACTCTCGTGGAAGGTTATATCTCGGTCAAAGTGGCAAATGTGAACGGCAGTGAGGACAGCTTAGATGGCTGTCTGGGGTCCCAAAAGACCTCTTTCAGAGCTCTGCCAGAAGAGTCCTGGGATCCCGGCTTTGCGGTGACTCCCCCTCGCAGAGCCGACAAAGAGAACACTTTGCAATGCAGCTCGAAAGCATCTTTGCACCAGGACTTAGACACGAAAGAACAAGATGCGAGACCAAAGCAAGAAAACCACCTGCACGCTGTGGCCAAGGGCAAGGCAGGCTGCCACCTGCACCCGGCTGACAAGGGCCCGCTTGACAAGTCCAAGGAGGGCTGGCTGCCTGCCGGCGCCGCGCCAGCCGCCCACCGGACCCCCGGCGGGCACCCCCGCGCCAAGGCAGCCTCCCTCAGATCCACTCGGAAAAGCAAGAAGGCGTCAGGGCTGAGGATCAATGACTATGACAACCAGTGCGACGTGGTCTACATCAGCCAGCCCATCACCGAGTGCCATTTCGAGAGCCAGCGGTCGGTGTCGTCCCGCAAGACGGCGAGGAAGAGCACCCGGGGATACTACTTCAACGGGGAGTGCTGCGAGCTCCCGACTGTCCGCACGCTGGTTAGGAGCTCCCGGGCGGAGGAGAGGGGGAGCAGCCCGGCGCTGCGAACGGAGACCCTTGTAAGCGCTAAGCCGCCCCTGGTGCTCTCGGTGGGGGGGTCCACAGGGGCAGGACAGGAAGGCGAGAAGAGGGTTTCCCTGAGGCTCCTGGCTAAAGGGGCACCAACCAGCCgagaaacaaaagagagagcTGAGCCGGGCGCCATGCAGCCCCGGGATACCCGGGCACTGCGGTCAAGGGAAGCCACCATGGCCGTGcccttcttctccctctctgctccacCCAGCCCCCAGAAAGAGGACAGTTTGGCCGGCTCACCGTCCCCTGGCTCCCCTCCCACCGAAGGAGGGGGGACAAGAGCAGGAGACAGCGTCCCCTgggaggctggcagcagcctgggctcctctggGGATGGCAGAGGCGGTGGGCAGGCTGCTGATTTTGCTGCCCTTCCCGTCTCAGAAGCACCCGGCGGGGAGGAAGGTTGCGCAGGCTCTGACGCACAAACTGATCCGGATCGCCCCACCAGCCCAGAGCCAAAGTCCCCCTTGCAGCCCTCCGCCGCTGCGGACACAGCACCCCTGCCCCACGATGGTGCCAGGGATCCTGCCCAGCTTCCAGGCGCGGGAGACGCGGAGCCCTGCGGGCTGTGTCTGGCAGAGCCCTCCCCACGCTCTCCAGGCCAGCAGGCGCCTGATGAGCCCCCTGCCACCATGGACAGGGAGAGCCCCCTGGAGCCCCCTGTGACCTTGCAGTGTGTGGACGTGGACAAATGCATTGATGCTGAACCAGAAGCCGAATTATCGGGCATGGCGGGTGACAGCTCCCTTGAGCAAGAGGAGGCTgtgccagccagcacagccctccccgAAATCTTGGAAGAGGAGGCAGTGCAGAATAACAGCCCAGCAGGTGAAAAAAAGCCCATTGAAGAGGAAACGCCGCCCGAACCCGACGGCTCAGACACTGCAGGGAAGGACTCTGTCTCTTCCAAAGACAGTCTAGACAAGAAGCGAAAGAAAGGCAGGAGAGCGCTTGTGGCATCGGACCGGCGTCTCCGAAGCCAGCAATGCCAGTCACCCGCCGAGGGCAGTCCTGAAGACGCTGGTTCTTCCAGCTCTGTGCAGCTTCCTTGCCTTCAGATCAAACTCTCCAAGAGCCCTGGCGCTAAGCGGTTCAAGAGAGAAGTGCCCCTGGATGGGGCAGCACCTGTGCACTTCCCAAACGACTGCTTCCCCAATGCGCTGCTCAAAACCAGTAAGGAGCCAGGCACCGGCCAGGCTCCAGAGAgcattgctgagcagtgcccaGGTGAGGAGAATGGTGTCACTACCAGAGAAACCTATAAAAGCATCTTagtggcagagggagaaaattcCTCTAAAGATGACCCCCCTGCTAACAGCAGCCAAAGTCAACCAGGTGAGATGCTGGAAATGGGCGTCCAGGCTGATTCTGAGAAGAGaagccttctcctccctccagaGAGCAGCATGCTTGCAAATGATGCCGAGCAAGCGGATGTGAAACCAGGCGATGCCAATGCAAAGGACGAGGAGAGCTCTGACGGTTGCATGGGCATGGGCAAGCTGGAGAGCTACGAGCCAGTGGCCAATTCGCCTCCAtgtcccagcagcagagctggaatcaAGCATCTTCCAGCGAAGGCTGCAAAGCATAAAAAGGTCGCTCTGCAGTTTTATAACTTAAGACACGCACCCACACCTGTGGAAACCACAAAAAAGAGCACACCAGGGAAGGAGTCTGTGCAAGCGATCCCCAAACTGAGGGATGAATGCAGTTCAGGTAATGACGACTCCCTGGCGTTGGAGGACGTAGACACGGCTGACAGCAAACCAAAGTTCATGGAGTGGTGCGCTGAAGAGGACAACCAGGAGCTCATTGCCGAGTTCAATGCCCAGTACATGAAAGTTCAGAAGGGCTGGATTCAACTGGAGAAGGAGGTGCAGCCAACCCCCAAGGTAAAGAACAAAGCCGACAAATTGAAAGAGAtttggaaaagcaagaaaaggacACGGAAGAGTAGAGGCTCACTGGAAGTGCAGAAGCTTTCTCCTGTCCAGATGCTGTTTATGAAGGCCTTTAAGCTATCTGACATCTGCCAGTGGTTTCTCGAGACAACTGAAACCAGGTCTCTAGTGATCGTGAAGAAACTCAACACCCGTCTCCCGGGGGAGATCCCCCCCATCAAAGTCCCCATGCAGAAATATTCCTCCTCCAGTCTCTACCCCAGCTCACTGCAAGCTGAACGTTTGAAAAAACACCTCAAGAAGTTTGCCGCCACTACCCCGGCTCGGAATAACCTGAAGAACCAAAAGCTTTGGGCCAAAATTCGGGAGAACGCTGATAAAGCAGAGGCTGAAGAAGCCACCACTCCCAGCCAGATGTCTCCCGCCGACACCGGCACCGAGGACCTGAATGAAGACAAAACCATCCAGCCTGCCCCCAGCTTGCCCACGCAGGCCAGCACCAGGATCCTACGGAAGTACTCCAACCTGCGGGGCAAGCTGCGAGCCCAGCACCGCGTGGTGAAGGTGGAGAAGAAGAGCGATGGCCCGGGTGACCACCCGTCCCTGGAGAGCAAGCAGAGCCGGAAGAGCGTGTGCATCAACCCACTGATGTCTCCAAAACTGGCCTTGCAGATCAAAGCAGATGCCTTCCCTGCTAAATCTCCATCAGtggatgggatggggaaggggcgGAAGGGGAAGGGCAGGTCCCAGGAGGACCCGTTGCCCAAAGCTGATCTCCAGCTCAGCAGGAAGAAGAGGACGCTGAAGGAGAGCGGGAGCACCCAGGAGCGGTCCGGCTCCTCCACCAAGGACAAGCTGCCTGCCAAGAAGGCCAGTAAAATAAAGCATTCGGAGATCAGCACGAAAGCTCCCGCCACCCGAAAGCAGACTGCCATGGAGAGGAGCAATAAGCTggcaagaaaaatgtctttgaaagagaagagagcTCCGAAAAGGCAGCTGGGGAAGGTGCGGCTCCCCATGCGGAAGGGCAAGGAGAACACGAGCAGACGGGCCGTGCTGCCCCCCGGCCACGAGGAGCTGGCCAAGTCCCCAAAGCAGAAGCCCCTGGGGGAGTCCTCCACACGGTCACAGAAGATGGCCAACAAAAAGCCCAGCGGTGGGAAGACCCTGACGAGGTCCATGAAGAAGATGCAGGAGAGCAGTGGGTCGCAGGGCAAGAGGAAGCTGAGGGCAAAAGTGGACTGTTCGCACAGCAAGCGCTCACGACTGGACCCGAAATAG
- the LCOR gene encoding ligand-dependent corepressor isoform X6 — protein sequence MQRMIRQFAAEYTSKNSSTQDSSQPNSTKNQSLLKASLVASSPTAATAQNPVLSKLLMADQDSPLDLTVRKSQSEPSEQDGVLDLSTKKSPCAGSTSLSHSPGCSSTPGNGEDAAETIAIDSNNQPKSPLEKFMVRLCTHHQKQFIRVLNDIYTEVQPDSEGQQLSESKSMEASTCGSGCSQRSTENQDKGATCTESKPPSSLDPGQSGSDSPLHVMGQAPKQPAELKSLDRAESSSPALRRDFSELPVTRLRSASPKDSSTQGYLSTLNSSSLNFHHAAKSLEGQQAAGHEQEATVRKCEDNKEQLAGKTLVEGYISVKVANVNGSEDSLDGCLGSQKTSFRALPEESWDPGFAVTPPRRADKENTLQCSSKASLHQDLDTKEQDARPKQENHLHAVAKGKAGCHLHPADKGPLDKSKEGWLPAGAAPAAHRTPGGHPRAKAASLRSTRKSKKASGLRINDYDNQCDVVYISQPITECHFESQRSVSSRKTARKSTRGYYFNGECCELPTVRTLVRSSRAEERGSSPALRTETLVSAKPPLVLSVGGSTGAGQEGEKRVSLRLLAKGAPTSRETKERAEPGAMQPRDTRALRSREATMAVPFFSLSAPPSPQKEDSLAGSPSPGSPPTEGGGTRAGDSVPWEAGSSLGSSGDGRGGGQAADFAALPVSEAPGGEEGCAGSDAQTDPDRPTSPEPKSPLQPSAAADTAPLPHDGARDPAQLPGAGDAEPCGLCLAEPSPRSPGQQAPDEPPATMDRESPLEPPVTLQCVDVDKCIDAEPEAELSGMAGDSSLEQEEAVPASTALPEILEEEAVQNNSPAGEKKPIEEETPPEPDGSDTAGKDSVSSKDSLDKKRKKGRRALVASDRRLRSQQCQSPAEGSPEDAGSSSSVQLPCLQIKLSKSPGAKRFKREVPLDGAAPVHFPNDCFPNALLKTSKEPGTGQAPESIAEQCPGEENGVTTRETYKSILVAEGENSSKDDPPANSSQSQPGEMLEMGVQADSEKRSLLLPPESSMLANDAEQADVKPGDANAKDEESSDGCMGMGKLESYEPVANSPPCPSSRAGIKHLPAKAAKHKKVALQFYNLRHAPTPVETTKKSTPGKESVQAIPKLRDECSSGNDDSLALEDVDTADSKPKFMEWCAEEDNQELIAEFNAQYMKVQKGWIQLEKEVQPTPKVKNKADKLKEIWKSKKRTRKSRGSLEVQKLSPVQMLFMKAFKLSDICQWFLETTETRSLVIVKKLNTRLPGEIPPIKVPMQKYSSSSLYPSSLQAERLKKHLKKFAATTPARNNLKNQKLWAKIRENADKAEAEEATTPSQMSPADTGTEDLNEDKTIQPAPSLPTQASTRILRKYSNLRGKLRAQHRVVKVEKKSDGPGDHPSLESKQSRKSVCINPLMSPKLALQIKADAFPAKSPSVDGMGKGRKGKGRSQEDPLPKADLQLSRKKRTLKESGSTQERSGSSTKDKLPAKKASKIKHSEISTKAPATRKQTAMERSNKLARKMSLKEKRAPKRQLGKVRLPMRKGKENTSRRAVLPPGHEELAKSPKQKPLGESSTRSQKMANKKPSGGKTLTRSMKKMQESSGSQGKRKLRAKVDCSHSKRSRLDPK from the exons ATGCAGCGAATGATCCGACAGTTTGCTGCTGAATATACCTCAAAAAATAGCTCTACTCAGGACTCCAGCCAGCCCAATAGCACAAAGAACCAAAGCCTGCTGAAAGCATCTCTGGTCGCCTCCTCTCCCACGGCTGCAACTGCTCAGAACCCCGTGCTCAGCAAACTTCTCATGGCTGACCAAGACTCACCTCTGGACCTTACTGTCAGAAAGTCTCAGTCAGAACCTAGTGAACAAG ACGGTGTGCTTGATTTATCCACTAAGAAGAGTCCTTGTGCCGGCAGCACCTCTCTGAGTCATTCTCCAGGGTGCTCCAGTACTCCGGGAAATGG TGAGGATGCAGCAGAGACAATAGCAATAGACTCTAACAATCAGCCGAAGTCTCCACTGGAAAAGTTTATGGTCAGACTGTGTACACATCACCAGAAGCAATTCATTCGTGTGCTAAACGACATATACACTGAAGTACAACCAGACTCTGAAGGCCAGCAGTTGTCTGAATCCAAGAGCATGGAGGCCTCTACTTGTGGCTCTGGTTGTAGCCAGCGAAGCACTGAAAATCAGGATAAGGGTGCTACTTGTACTGAATCAAAGCCCCCTTCTTCCTTGGACCCAGGACAGTCGGGGTCCGACAGCCCCCTGCATGTTATGGGACAAGCCCCgaagcagccagcagagctgaagtCTCTGGACAGAGCAGAAAGCTCCAGTCCTGCTTTGAGAAGGGATTTCTCCGAGCTCCCCGTCACCAGGCTTCGCTCTGCTAGTCCAAAGGATAGCTCCACCCAAGGATACCTCAGCACGTTGAACTCTTCCTCTTTGAATTTCCATCATGCCGCAAAAAGCCTGGAAGGGCAGCAAGCCGCTGGGCACGAGCAAGAAGCCACTGTCAGAAAATGTGAGGACAATAAAGAGCAGCTAGCAGGTAAGACTCTCGTGGAAGGTTATATCTCGGTCAAAGTGGCAAATGTGAACGGCAGTGAGGACAGCTTAGATGGCTGTCTGGGGTCCCAAAAGACCTCTTTCAGAGCTCTGCCAGAAGAGTCCTGGGATCCCGGCTTTGCGGTGACTCCCCCTCGCAGAGCCGACAAAGAGAACACTTTGCAATGCAGCTCGAAAGCATCTTTGCACCAGGACTTAGACACGAAAGAACAAGATGCGAGACCAAAGCAAGAAAACCACCTGCACGCTGTGGCCAAGGGCAAGGCAGGCTGCCACCTGCACCCGGCTGACAAGGGCCCGCTTGACAAGTCCAAGGAGGGCTGGCTGCCTGCCGGCGCCGCGCCAGCCGCCCACCGGACCCCCGGCGGGCACCCCCGCGCCAAGGCAGCCTCCCTCAGATCCACTCGGAAAAGCAAGAAGGCGTCAGGGCTGAGGATCAATGACTATGACAACCAGTGCGACGTGGTCTACATCAGCCAGCCCATCACCGAGTGCCATTTCGAGAGCCAGCGGTCGGTGTCGTCCCGCAAGACGGCGAGGAAGAGCACCCGGGGATACTACTTCAACGGGGAGTGCTGCGAGCTCCCGACTGTCCGCACGCTGGTTAGGAGCTCCCGGGCGGAGGAGAGGGGGAGCAGCCCGGCGCTGCGAACGGAGACCCTTGTAAGCGCTAAGCCGCCCCTGGTGCTCTCGGTGGGGGGGTCCACAGGGGCAGGACAGGAAGGCGAGAAGAGGGTTTCCCTGAGGCTCCTGGCTAAAGGGGCACCAACCAGCCgagaaacaaaagagagagcTGAGCCGGGCGCCATGCAGCCCCGGGATACCCGGGCACTGCGGTCAAGGGAAGCCACCATGGCCGTGcccttcttctccctctctgctccacCCAGCCCCCAGAAAGAGGACAGTTTGGCCGGCTCACCGTCCCCTGGCTCCCCTCCCACCGAAGGAGGGGGGACAAGAGCAGGAGACAGCGTCCCCTgggaggctggcagcagcctgggctcctctggGGATGGCAGAGGCGGTGGGCAGGCTGCTGATTTTGCTGCCCTTCCCGTCTCAGAAGCACCCGGCGGGGAGGAAGGTTGCGCAGGCTCTGACGCACAAACTGATCCGGATCGCCCCACCAGCCCAGAGCCAAAGTCCCCCTTGCAGCCCTCCGCCGCTGCGGACACAGCACCCCTGCCCCACGATGGTGCCAGGGATCCTGCCCAGCTTCCAGGCGCGGGAGACGCGGAGCCCTGCGGGCTGTGTCTGGCAGAGCCCTCCCCACGCTCTCCAGGCCAGCAGGCGCCTGATGAGCCCCCTGCCACCATGGACAGGGAGAGCCCCCTGGAGCCCCCTGTGACCTTGCAGTGTGTGGACGTGGACAAATGCATTGATGCTGAACCAGAAGCCGAATTATCGGGCATGGCGGGTGACAGCTCCCTTGAGCAAGAGGAGGCTgtgccagccagcacagccctccccgAAATCTTGGAAGAGGAGGCAGTGCAGAATAACAGCCCAGCAGGTGAAAAAAAGCCCATTGAAGAGGAAACGCCGCCCGAACCCGACGGCTCAGACACTGCAGGGAAGGACTCTGTCTCTTCCAAAGACAGTCTAGACAAGAAGCGAAAGAAAGGCAGGAGAGCGCTTGTGGCATCGGACCGGCGTCTCCGAAGCCAGCAATGCCAGTCACCCGCCGAGGGCAGTCCTGAAGACGCTGGTTCTTCCAGCTCTGTGCAGCTTCCTTGCCTTCAGATCAAACTCTCCAAGAGCCCTGGCGCTAAGCGGTTCAAGAGAGAAGTGCCCCTGGATGGGGCAGCACCTGTGCACTTCCCAAACGACTGCTTCCCCAATGCGCTGCTCAAAACCAGTAAGGAGCCAGGCACCGGCCAGGCTCCAGAGAgcattgctgagcagtgcccaGGTGAGGAGAATGGTGTCACTACCAGAGAAACCTATAAAAGCATCTTagtggcagagggagaaaattcCTCTAAAGATGACCCCCCTGCTAACAGCAGCCAAAGTCAACCAGGTGAGATGCTGGAAATGGGCGTCCAGGCTGATTCTGAGAAGAGaagccttctcctccctccagaGAGCAGCATGCTTGCAAATGATGCCGAGCAAGCGGATGTGAAACCAGGCGATGCCAATGCAAAGGACGAGGAGAGCTCTGACGGTTGCATGGGCATGGGCAAGCTGGAGAGCTACGAGCCAGTGGCCAATTCGCCTCCAtgtcccagcagcagagctggaatcaAGCATCTTCCAGCGAAGGCTGCAAAGCATAAAAAGGTCGCTCTGCAGTTTTATAACTTAAGACACGCACCCACACCTGTGGAAACCACAAAAAAGAGCACACCAGGGAAGGAGTCTGTGCAAGCGATCCCCAAACTGAGGGATGAATGCAGTTCAGGTAATGACGACTCCCTGGCGTTGGAGGACGTAGACACGGCTGACAGCAAACCAAAGTTCATGGAGTGGTGCGCTGAAGAGGACAACCAGGAGCTCATTGCCGAGTTCAATGCCCAGTACATGAAAGTTCAGAAGGGCTGGATTCAACTGGAGAAGGAGGTGCAGCCAACCCCCAAGGTAAAGAACAAAGCCGACAAATTGAAAGAGAtttggaaaagcaagaaaaggacACGGAAGAGTAGAGGCTCACTGGAAGTGCAGAAGCTTTCTCCTGTCCAGATGCTGTTTATGAAGGCCTTTAAGCTATCTGACATCTGCCAGTGGTTTCTCGAGACAACTGAAACCAGGTCTCTAGTGATCGTGAAGAAACTCAACACCCGTCTCCCGGGGGAGATCCCCCCCATCAAAGTCCCCATGCAGAAATATTCCTCCTCCAGTCTCTACCCCAGCTCACTGCAAGCTGAACGTTTGAAAAAACACCTCAAGAAGTTTGCCGCCACTACCCCGGCTCGGAATAACCTGAAGAACCAAAAGCTTTGGGCCAAAATTCGGGAGAACGCTGATAAAGCAGAGGCTGAAGAAGCCACCACTCCCAGCCAGATGTCTCCCGCCGACACCGGCACCGAGGACCTGAATGAAGACAAAACCATCCAGCCTGCCCCCAGCTTGCCCACGCAGGCCAGCACCAGGATCCTACGGAAGTACTCCAACCTGCGGGGCAAGCTGCGAGCCCAGCACCGCGTGGTGAAGGTGGAGAAGAAGAGCGATGGCCCGGGTGACCACCCGTCCCTGGAGAGCAAGCAGAGCCGGAAGAGCGTGTGCATCAACCCACTGATGTCTCCAAAACTGGCCTTGCAGATCAAAGCAGATGCCTTCCCTGCTAAATCTCCATCAGtggatgggatggggaaggggcgGAAGGGGAAGGGCAGGTCCCAGGAGGACCCGTTGCCCAAAGCTGATCTCCAGCTCAGCAGGAAGAAGAGGACGCTGAAGGAGAGCGGGAGCACCCAGGAGCGGTCCGGCTCCTCCACCAAGGACAAGCTGCCTGCCAAGAAGGCCAGTAAAATAAAGCATTCGGAGATCAGCACGAAAGCTCCCGCCACCCGAAAGCAGACTGCCATGGAGAGGAGCAATAAGCTggcaagaaaaatgtctttgaaagagaagagagcTCCGAAAAGGCAGCTGGGGAAGGTGCGGCTCCCCATGCGGAAGGGCAAGGAGAACACGAGCAGACGGGCCGTGCTGCCCCCCGGCCACGAGGAGCTGGCCAAGTCCCCAAAGCAGAAGCCCCTGGGGGAGTCCTCCACACGGTCACAGAAGATGGCCAACAAAAAGCCCAGCGGTGGGAAGACCCTGACGAGGTCCATGAAGAAGATGCAGGAGAGCAGTGGGTCGCAGGGCAAGAGGAAGCTGAGGGCAAAAGTGGACTGTTCGCACAGCAAGCGCTCACGACTGGACCCGAAATAG